Genomic segment of Calditrichota bacterium:
GCAATGACGGACGTGGAGAGCGAGAGTCCGAGCGAAAGCGCGAGTCCCGCGACGATAACGCTCGTGCCGGTGACTTGCAGGATGGCGGCGAGATAGACTTTCCACGGCGTGGATTTCAAACTCGAGAGCGAGAGTTCGAGTCCGACGATAAAGAGCAGGAGAATCACGCCGACTTCCGCGGAACTTTCGACGTGGTCGAGATTCTCGATGAATCCTAAGCCGGATGGGCCGATGATGATTCCGGTGAGGACGAAGCCCGCGATAGGCGGCAAGCCGATGCGGCGCGAGAAAAAGAGTACCGGCAATGAGCAAGCAAGGATGATCGCGAGATCATAGAACATCGGGATTTCGTGACTCATGGGGCCACCAAACTGCAAAGGTAGGCTGCCGCGAACGCGCCGTAATTTCCGACGGCGTAGCCGATCATGGCCATGAGGACGGAAACGGGAACGAGTCGTTCATCGTGACATGCCGCGACGACGGGAGCGGAAGCCGCGCCGCCGATATTTGCGGCGGACGCGATGGCGGCGGTGTGCACGTCGACTTTGAAGAAGCGCGCGGCGAGCAACAAGAAAGCTCCATGAATCACGATCCAAACTGCTGCACCAAGCAGGAACCACGGCGCTTGTCCGGCGAGACCTTCGAGACTTGCTTTGGCTCCCATGTTGGCGACGAAGAGATAGATCAGCGCCATTGCCAGCTCGTGCGAGCCGGGAATTTTGCGGGCGTTGGTTTGCGACAGAAGCAAACCCATCGTTGTGATCAAGAGAATACGATAGGTGCTCTCAGTCAAGACAGGTTTCAGTTCAGGCAGAAGCGGCGCGATGAATCCGGCCAAGGCCGTGACAGAAAAACCGAGCGCGAAAAGATAGAGCAGATGCCGCATGAGGATTGGCTCTTTTTCGGTTTTCAGATCTTCTGCGGCCTTCTTCATCTCGTGCACGCGGTCTGCGGAGACGCCTGTGAACTTGTGAAAACGGTCGGCGATATTTTTCGACGCAAGCAAAATCGGAAGCCAAACGAGATAGATACCGTTGTCGGCGATGACCGCGAGGCCGAAATCGGTGCCGGAGGTGCCGAGACCTTCTGAGACCGCAGCCATGTTGCCCGTGCCGCCGATCCAACTTCCGGCCAATGCACCGAAGCCTTTCCACGTTTCGGGACCGAGATGGCTTGCGACCAAAGCATAGCCGATGGGCGCGCCGATCACGACACCGAGGGTTCCCGCGAGCATCACGAACACGCCTTTGCCCATCACGCGCACAGTTGCGGCGACGTCGACATTCATCAAGAGCAAAACCAAGAACATCGGCAACGCGAGATCGGAGAGTCCGGAGTAGACTGGAGATTTCGTGGGTATTACGCCGGAGTTCGAGAGCACAACGGGAAGCAAATAGATGAAGAGCAGCGGCGGCGCGAACTCGAAGAGCTTCCATTTGGTTTTGTGTTCAAGCCAAAAGAAGAAGCCCGCGATGACGGCCAGCGCGGCGAGGACGGATGCGGGGGAGGAGAGAAGGGGAGTCATACCTCTTAATTTAGGGTTTTAGGGGAGGGATGCAAGCGGGGGGAGGGGTGGGAAGGGGATGAAGGATGAAGGATGAAATATGAAGTCGGAAGTCAGAATAGGTATGAGGTAAGAGGTAAGAGGTAAGAACCGAGAACAGAGCATCTCGATGTGCGGGGCAGGTGAAGACACCTGCCGCCGCGAGCCTAAGAGGTATGAGGTAAGAACCGAGAACTCAGAAGCCCCCCTTTGTCCCCCCAAAATCGCTTCGCGAGTTTTGGGGGGAGATTTGGTTGTGGTTTCGGCGGGAAATGCCTATTTTCTTGGATAGAACTTATGGGAAATTGAGTTTATGGCACACTATCCGTTGATGATACCGGGTGCGCGGGCGGCTTCTAAGGCTGAAGTCGTGGCGCCGTATGACCTCTCACCGATTGCAACCGTGGATACTGCGGGTGCGGATGCGATTGAGGTCGCGCTGAACACCGCTCAGAAACTTTTTGCTAACCGCGACGCTTGGATTCCGTTGCCGAAGAGGTTGCAGATTTTGGAGAATTTGCAAAAGCTGATTTTGGAGAATGCGGAGTCGCTGGCTTTGGAAGCTGCACGCGAGGGTGGTAAGCCGTTGATGGACTCGAAGGTGGAAGTGGCGCGCGCGGCGGATAGTATTCGAGTGTGTATCGAAACGATGCGCACGGATGCGGGGCGAGAGATTCCGATGAACCTAAATGCGGCCTCGACGGGGAAACTGGCTGTGACCAGACGTGAACCGATTGGGCCGGTGGTGGCGATCAGCGCGTTTAATCATCCACTAAACTTGATCGCGCATCAGGTCGGCCCTGCCATCGCCGCGGGATGTCCGGTGATTGTGAAACCCGCAGATGACACGCCGCTCTCGTGTTTTCGTTTTGTGGAGATGCTGCATGCGGCGGGACTTCCCGAAGAATGGTGTCAAGCCTGTATCACGAGTGATTTGAGTGTCGCGGAAAAACTTGCGACGGATCCGCGCGTGGCATTTTTGACTTTTATCGGCAGTTTCAAAGTGGGTTGGATGCTGCGCTCGAAGATCGCGCCGGGAACTCGCTGCGCACTTGAGCACGGTGGAACCGCTCCGGTGATTGTGGCCGAAGATGCTGATTGGCAAAGTGCGATTGCGCCGCTGGCGAAGGCTGCTTTTTATCACGCGGGACAGGTGTGTGTGTCGGCGCAGAGAATCTATGTGCACGAGTCGTTTGCGTTTGAGTTTGCGCACAAGTTTGCCGAAGCTGGAAACAAGATGAAAATCGGTGATCCGACTCTGACTGAGACGGAAATCGGGCCGCTGATTCGTCCGCAGGAAGTGACGCGGGTGAATATGTGGGTGAAGGAAGCCGTGGCAGAGGGAGCCGTGCCGCTGTGCGGAGCAGAGCAGTTGTCGGACACTTGCTACAAAACGACGGTGTTGTGGAATGTTTCGGAAGAGTCGAAAGTCACGACGCAGGAAATCTTCGGTCCGGTGGCTTGTGTTTATCTTTACAAAGACCTCGACGATGCAATTGCGCGGGCAAACAACTCGCCGTTCGCATTTCAAGCGGCGGTGTATACGAAGAATCTTGATACCGCTGCAAGATGTTATTCGAGATTGAACGCCTCGGCGGTGATGGTGAATGAACATACGGCGTTTCGCGTGGATTGGATGCCGTTTGCGGGGCTTCGGCAATCGGGCTATGGAGTGGGAGGGATTCCGTATTCGATCCGGGATATGCAGGTGGAGAAGATGCTGGTTGTGAAGTCTGGGGAGCTGTGAGGCGGGGGAGAAAATATGAAATATGAAGTATGAAATATGAAAAGGGGACCTGCGGCGGGTGCCGCCGCGGAATGCTGCGCGGCGCTTTGGATTGGGACTAGTGCTTTGGGAGGTTGAGTTGTGCTAGTAGATCCTTCACTTTGTTCAGGATGACAATATCATTTTACACCCCGGCACGGGCGGATTGCCATCCGCCCCTACGGTGAAAATGGAAACGGCTCGCTTGCGCGAGCCGTTTTTTTTCAGAAGCCCCCCTTAGTCCCCCCAAAACCACTTCGTGGATTTTGGGGGGAGAGGAGAATTACGGGAGGTAGATTAGCTTTTGAGTTGTGGAGTATCCGGCGCAATCGCATTTTAGGAAATAAGTTCCTGCGGCGACGCCTTGCGCGTTCCATTCTATTGTTGAGTTGCCGATTCTCGAATTGTCCAACAGAGTGGTGACGAGTTGTCCGGTTCTGTTGTAGACGCGTGCGGTGACGGGGGACTCAGTCGGAACGGCCAGCGTGATCCGTACCGTGCTGTTGAACGGATTGGGATACGCGGGGCTTACTGAAAACTCGCTTGCAATGAGTTCGTCGTGTGCGGCATTGAAGGCTTCGGTTGTGAACGACCAAAGTTCGCTTGGCATCGTGCCGGAAGCATTCACGGCCGTCACAAACCAATGATACGTTGTGCTATATTCAAGCTCGAAAGGAAGATCGACAAAAGTCGTGGTGAACGGTCCGCCGACGTCGAACGTGTCAGAAGCGTAGATGCTGACCCAATACTCCTCAGCGAAATCCGCCGCATCCCATTGCAAGGTTGAGAGAGTAACGGGAACTTCGGTGGCGCCGTTGGCCGGAATGGGATTCGTCGCTTGACCGGGAAGCGGAAGCTGCTCGGCTTCGGTGGTGAACGACCACACCTGACCGGCCGTTGTTCCGAAGTCATTGGACGCATTGACCTGCCACATGTAGGTGGTTTCCGTCAGCAACTCAATGGGAATGTCGAACGTGAAGCCGGAGGTGGTGCCCATGAAATCGAGCGGCTCCGAGGGACCGAGATAAACATCAAAGGACGTTGCTCCGTCACCGCCGGACCAGCTCAGAGTTGTTGTCACCGGGACATCCGCAGCGTTGTCGGCAGGATTGGGAGTCGAAGTGATTTCCGGCGGGGCTTCAATGACGGCTTCAGCAGCAGTCATGACGATGTTCGTGTTTGCGCCGCTCATGCTGGTGCCTTGGTGCGCACCAACATACAACCTGACAGAACCTGTTCCCGCTGTGGGAGCCGTCCAACTGAATGTGCCGCTGGTGCGGTTACTCGACGACAAGTGCACGCCGTTGTGTTCGGCGGAGACATTGTAGGTCGAGTCAGGAACGTACTCGGTGGGGAAACCGGTGACTTGCACGGTTCCGCCTCCCGAGCCGTGGCAAGAGGAAGCGCAGGTTCCGGTTGCGCCGGGTGCACCGGAATAGCCGGTATAGGTGGGACGAGCTAAGAGAGCAGAAGCGAAGAGCAGCGATAGCACTGCGAGGAGGAGGAGACGGGACATGATTGGCCCCTTTGCATAAAGTGTATGATAAATTTACAAATTACGGAAGATAAACGAGCTTCTGAGTCTGCGAGAGCCCGGCGCAGTCGCACCTTAAGAAATAGAGTCCCGCTGCATATCCAGCGGCATTCCATTCAAGATCCACAGACCTATCAATTAGGGAATTTTGGAGTAGAGTTGCAACTTGTCGTCCGGTTCTATCAAAAATGACGGCGGATACGGTGGAATTAAAGGGGACAGTCAAGGTCACGCGAACGAGTCCGTTAAAGGGGTTGGGGTAGGCCGGGGAAACCTGGAACTCGCTTGCGATTAGGGTATTTTCCGCAGCGGAAGCCGTTTCGGTTGTGAAGGACCAGACGCGGCTGGGAGTGGTTCCGCCTTCATTGACGGCGGAGACCATCCAATAGTACGTTGTGCTTGGTTC
This window contains:
- a CDS encoding aldehyde dehydrogenase family protein, translating into MIPGARAASKAEVVAPYDLSPIATVDTAGADAIEVALNTAQKLFANRDAWIPLPKRLQILENLQKLILENAESLALEAAREGGKPLMDSKVEVARAADSIRVCIETMRTDAGREIPMNLNAASTGKLAVTRREPIGPVVAISAFNHPLNLIAHQVGPAIAAGCPVIVKPADDTPLSCFRFVEMLHAAGLPEEWCQACITSDLSVAEKLATDPRVAFLTFIGSFKVGWMLRSKIAPGTRCALEHGGTAPVIVAEDADWQSAIAPLAKAAFYHAGQVCVSAQRIYVHESFAFEFAHKFAEAGNKMKIGDPTLTETEIGPLIRPQEVTRVNMWVKEAVAEGAVPLCGAEQLSDTCYKTTVLWNVSEESKVTTQEIFGPVACVYLYKDLDDAIARANNSPFAFQAAVYTKNLDTAARCYSRLNASAVMVNEHTAFRVDWMPFAGLRQSGYGVGGIPYSIRDMQVEKMLVVKSGEL
- a CDS encoding T9SS type A sorting domain-containing protein: MSRLLLLAVLSLLFASALLARPTYTGYSGAPGATGTCASSCHGSGGGTVQVTGFPTEYVPDSTYNVSAEHNGVHLSSSNRTSGTFSWTAPTAGTGSVRLYVGAHQGTSMSGANTNIVMTAAEAVIEAPPEITSTPNPADNAADVPVTTTLSWSGGDGATSFDVYLGPSEPLDFMGTTSGFTFDIPIELLTETTYMWQVNASNDFGTTAGQVWSFTTEAEQLPLPGQATNPIPANGATEVPVTLSTLQWDAADFAEEYWVSIYASDTFDVGGPFTTTFVDLPFELEYSTTYHWFVTAVNASGTMPSELWSFTTEAFNAAHDELIASEFSVSPAYPNPFNSTVRITLAVPTESPVTARVYNRTGQLVTTLLDNSRIGNSTIEWNAQGVAAGTYFLKCDCAGYSTTQKLIYLP
- a CDS encoding DUF819 family protein — protein: MTPLLSSPASVLAALAVIAGFFFWLEHKTKWKLFEFAPPLLFIYLLPVVLSNSGVIPTKSPVYSGLSDLALPMFLVLLLMNVDVAATVRVMGKGVFVMLAGTLGVVIGAPIGYALVASHLGPETWKGFGALAGSWIGGTGNMAAVSEGLGTSGTDFGLAVIADNGIYLVWLPILLASKNIADRFHKFTGVSADRVHEMKKAAEDLKTEKEPILMRHLLYLFALGFSVTALAGFIAPLLPELKPVLTESTYRILLITTMGLLLSQTNARKIPGSHELAMALIYLFVANMGAKASLEGLAGQAPWFLLGAAVWIVIHGAFLLLAARFFKVDVHTAAIASAANIGGAASAPVVAACHDERLVPVSVLMAMIGYAVGNYGAFAAAYLCSLVAP